The sequence TGACGATGACGATGGAAACCGTCACCGGCGTTCCGGAGACGGAAGCGTCTGGCGCGGCGGGGTCGCGATGAGGGGAACGGGCCATCAGGTCAATCCCAGAGGCTGGGGCGGAAGGTCAGTTTGCGCAGTTGCTGGTCGCGCACGTAGCGAATCAGCCGGCGGTCGTCCACACAAGGCGTGGCGCTTTGCCAGTAACCGCTCAGGTAACCCCAGGCCAGGCCGGCCGCGCCGACCAGGTAGGGCCGGCGAAGCGTGCGCCGGGCGCATTTCGCCAGCATGAACAGCGGATGATAGCCCGTCACGTAATTGGCCCGGCCGTTTTTGACCCAGCCGCGCCACAGCCCGTCCGCCGAACCGGTGAACTTGAGCTGGTGCAGCTTGAGTTCGGGAAAGGTGCGCGTGGTCCAGCCCAGCATGTTGGCCTTGAGTTCGTCCACCGTGTCCCAGCCGGGCGCCCGGACCAGGCCGCCGATTTCCTCCCAGCATTGACGCCGGTAAATCTTCGTGGCCCCGCGCACGTGAAAACGCGGGTCGCCCGTTTTCTCGGCCACCAGCCGGCCGTCCACCTGTTCGCAAATCGTGCCGCCGCCGATGCCCAGCCGCGGCTCCTGTTCAAAGCGGGCAAAACAGCCCGGAAAGAAGCCGGCGTCGAACGCCAGGTCCCCGTCGAGCTTGGCCAAATAATCCCACGGCACGTCACGGAGCAATTCGTAGCCGTCGTAGAACGCCTCCACGACCCCACCGCCCGATTTGCGAAAGCCGCGGTCCGGCCGGGTGACCGACTGGATCCAGGGATGCCGCT is a genomic window of Verrucomicrobiia bacterium containing:
- a CDS encoding glycosyltransferase family A protein, with translation MPDYVVITPVRNEGRHLPQTIASMAAQPVPPKRWVIVNDGSTDDTGAIIAAAVQRHPWIQSVTRPDRGFRKSGGGVVEAFYDGYELLRDVPWDYLAKLDGDLAFDAGFFPGCFARFEQEPRLGIGGGTICEQVDGRLVAEKTGDPRFHVRGATKIYRRQCWEEIGGLVRAPGWDTVDELKANMLGWTTRTFPELKLHQLKFTGSADGLWRGWVKNGRANYVTGYHPLFMLAKCARRTLRRPYLVGAAGLAWGYLSGYWQSATPCVDDRRLIRYVRDQQLRKLTFRPSLWD